The Paramisgurnus dabryanus chromosome 1, PD_genome_1.1, whole genome shotgun sequence genome includes a window with the following:
- the psme3 gene encoding proteasome activator complex subunit 3 has product MNTMSSLIKVDNEIKTKVDAFRERITAEAEDLVANFFPKKLLELDQFLKDPTINIRELKEIHSEINLTVPDPILLADIHDGLEGQNAKKRKLEDGAGDDKVGGTKVFVMPGGMMKSNGKLVDLIEKVKPEIRTLIEKCNTVKMWVQLLIPRIEDGNNFGVSIQEETVAELRTVEGEAASYLDQISRYYITRAKLVSKIAKYPHVEDYRRTVTEIDEKEYISLKIIVSELRNQYVTLHDMILKNIEKIKRPRSSNSDALY; this is encoded by the exons ATGAATACGATGTCTTCGCTTATTAAGGTGGATAATGAAATCAAAACAAAG GTTGATGCTTTCAGGGAACGAATTACAGCAGAG gCTGAAGACCTGGTCGCAAACTTTTTCCCGAAGAAATTGTTAGAGTTGGACCAGTTTTTGAAG gaTCCCACAATTAATATTCGTGAGTTGAAAGAAATTCATTCAGAAATCAATTTGACGGTACCAGACCCAATTCTACTTGCAGACATCCATGATGGACTTGAAGGA CAAAATGCTAAAAAGAGGAAACTGGAAGATGGTGCAGGAGACGACAAAG TTGGCGGGACCAAAGTCTTTGTCATGCCTGGTGGAATGATGAAAAGTAATGGCAAGCTGGTGGACCTGATTGAAAAAGTCAAGCCTGAAATCAGAACTCTTATTGAGAAGTGCAACACG GTCAAAATGTGGGTTCAGTTGTTAATCCCAAGAATAGAAGACGGCAACAATTTTGGCGTCTCAATTCAA GAGGAGACCGTTGCAGAACTGAGAACGGTTGAAGGCGAGGCAGCATCTTACTTAGACCAGATATCAAG ATACTACATCACAAGAGCAAAGCTGGTTTCCAAAATAGCTAAATACCCTCATGTT GAGGACTATCGTCGTACAGTGACAGAGATTGACGAAAAGGAATACATCAGTCTTAAGATTATAGTGTCAGAATTGAGAAATCAATAT GTAACATTACATGACATGATCCTGAAGAACATTGAAAAGATAAAGAGGCCGAGGAGCAGCAATAGTGATGCTCTTTACTAG